The DNA sequence CATAGATTTGATGTGGTTTAATTTTTTCAATTAAATCCATCGTCAATTGAATGTCTTCTTGTCCGATTGGTTTTTTCTCGATGGTACCCGTTTCATAAAATGGAAGCTCCATAAAATGAATCTGATCGTCTGTTAAACCAACAAAATGACTTGTTGCTCTTGCTTCTCCTTTTCTGATTAGTCCTTTGATATAACGCACTTCAGGGATGTCAATTTCGCTGTTCTTTTTATTTTTTAAGAAGTTAACTGCTTTTTCATAAATTGCATCTGCTTCCGGGCTTTTGATTCCGAATTTCTCATTGTAATCAATTACGAAACTTGCAAAACGCAAGGCTTCATCATCGGCAACGGCAATATTTCCTGAAGTCTGGTAGGCTACGTGCACTTCATGACCTTGCTCTTGCAAACGCATAAAGGTTCCTCCCATACTGATAATATCATCATCAGGGTGTGGACTGAAAAGCAATACACGTTTTCTGGCTGGCTCCGCTCTTTCAGGACGGTTAGCATCGTCTGCATTTGGTTTTCCACCTGGCCAACCTGTAATTGTGTTTTGTAATTTATTGAATATCTTAATGTTAATATCATAAGCAGGACCTGAATCGGCCAATAAATCGCTCATCCCGTTTTCGATATAATCGGCATCGGTAAGCATTAAAATTGGTTTTTTAAGATCAAGTGCCAATCCTAAAACAGCTTTACGGATTAGTTTATCACTCCAGGTTACTTTTTCTACCAACCAAGGTCTGTTGATTCGGGTCAGTTTAGAAGATGCTTCTTTGTCTAAAACAAAAACAGCGTTATTGTGTTCCTGTAAAAACGAAGCCGGAATTTGATTCGTCACCTCATCTTCAACCGATTTTTTGATCACATTAGATTTTCCTTCCCCCCAAGCCATCAAGATAACTTGTTTGGCTTCCATGATTTTTTTAACTCCAAGTGTAATTGCAGTTCTAGGTGTATTACTTAAACCGGAAAAATCTTTACTTGCGGCAACTCTTGTAATATGGTCTAAAGCTACCAAACGCGTTTTAGAGTTTTGAAGTGAACCAGATTCATTAAAACCAATGTGTCCGTTTCCTCCAATTCCAAGAATCTGTAAATCGATTCCACCTAAAGCTTCAATTTTAGCTTCGTAATCATGACAGTAATCTGCAATTTGTTCTTTGGTTAAAAGTCCA is a window from the Flavobacterium cupriresistens genome containing:
- the nagB gene encoding glucosamine-6-phosphate deaminase — protein: MIKSIVDKATGFEKRFENINTVVFENSNEASKAVAQEIAALIQSKQKENKPCILGLATGSSPKGLYAELVRLHKEEGLSFKNVISFNLDEYYPMEPNSINSYVRFMKELLFDHVDILPENFHVPDGLLTKEQIADYCHDYEAKIEALGGIDLQILGIGGNGHIGFNESGSLQNSKTRLVALDHITRVAASKDFSGLSNTPRTAITLGVKKIMEAKQVILMAWGEGKSNVIKKSVEDEVTNQIPASFLQEHNNAVFVLDKEASSKLTRINRPWLVEKVTWSDKLIRKAVLGLALDLKKPILMLTDADYIENGMSDLLADSGPAYDINIKIFNKLQNTITGWPGGKPNADDANRPERAEPARKRVLLFSPHPDDDIISMGGTFMRLQEQGHEVHVAYQTSGNIAVADDEALRFASFVIDYNEKFGIKSPEADAIYEKAVNFLKNKKNSEIDIPEVRYIKGLIRKGEARATSHFVGLTDDQIHFMELPFYETGTIEKKPIGQEDIQLTMDLIEKIKPHQIYAAGDLADPHGTHKVCLDAIFEAVKALKPKSFMDDCWLWLYRGAWQEWGIDEVEMAVPMSPDQVLAKRHGIFKHQSQKDGVVFQGTDAREFWQRAEDRNHETAALYQQLGLATYAAMEAFVRWHY